One segment of Clavelina lepadiformis chromosome 2, kaClaLepa1.1, whole genome shotgun sequence DNA contains the following:
- the LOC143446415 gene encoding uncharacterized protein LOC143446415 yields the protein MKFLLNVSKECMKAQAVYDEITQYYKKHVTSANYLDLQHVEAVNHGRRRMKVELTDQEIIKLVDQSFTKYTDERQSSGYQTWLRRAVGQSTRFQVAILGSTVLSSVVGVCVKTSMFRFGGVIVGGMVVFLLSKLWSSGAASPVTINFSETTSKQLKREIELYFEKPDFVGMFVKDF from the exons atgaaatttctaCTTAACGTATCCAAGGAATGCATGAAGGCACAAGCGGTTTATGACGAAATAACCCAGTATTACAAGAAACACGTTACTTCg gCAAATTACCTTGACTTGCAACATGTCGAAGCCGTCAACCACGGTCGGCGGAGAATGAAAGTCGAATTGACGGACCAAGAAATAATTAAACTCGTTGATCAAAGTTTTACCAAGTACACAGATGAGCGACAGTCAAGCGGTTATCAAACGTGGCTAAGAAGAGCCGTGGGGCAAAGTACAAGGTTTCAAGTTGCCATTCTAGGCTCAACCGTCCTCTCCAGCGTCGTGGGAGTTTGCGTTAAAACGTCGATGTTTCGGTTTGGAGGAGTTATTGTAGGAGGCATGGTCGTTTTTCTCCTCTCCAAGCTATGGTCGTCAGGAGCTGCCTCCCCAGTTACGATCAATTTTTCAGaaacaacttcaaaacaaCTGAAACGCGAAATTGAACTTTATTTCGAAAAACCAGATTTCGTTGGAATGTTTGTCAAAgacttttaa
- the LOC143446021 gene encoding uncharacterized protein LOC143446021: MIDFVSSVTVNSTNYPSAYPTDYLQETIITSGGVTEFTITFLEPFTVDEGDLLCIKFDDGTELHYSDVSQAPDPVEKNATKITIQFSTDEDDEGPGFSLYIAGGEPEPEPELTCTSEGETNIRINDDTLTALSCSDPGDYVYVSPTPVEDLDTLDPACVANSSYPSFDLSLNNCTIVQQTDGVLTVISSVRCQQNLTTSASILRYQYNCINLTCEYNITELLSTSAILPKIIKKRLDAIKEMGSFVVKLIFTDDTYAVELPSNYVVTVPNYVHAKAEMVTSENNSSFFVQVTRCWATRGVQSSEPSYSIIVQSCEDPSSFDPVDAIQIDRNYEADYSTFRFRSFVWTDALEEAIYLHCEVIICLNSEEEPCPSRPTCDKKRRRRDLFSAGPRSRVISSGPLRVQQKEKESCEKKNGGCSDLCEMRSVEVMCLCNEGRELEGDGKSCHDKTSEVVEILEVNKQFTALHVVAIIAISICGLGLFLKLKGNRKNEHAAA, encoded by the exons ATGATCGATTTTGTTTCGAGTGTGACCGTGAATTCGACCAATTACCCTTCAGCATACCCAACCGATTACCTACAAGAAACAATCATAACAAGCGGTGGAGTCACGGAATTCACAATAACTTTTCTGGAACCTTTCACTGTAGATGAGGGAGATTTGTTGTGT ATTAAGTTCGACGACGGTACAGAATTGCATTACTCCGATGTCAGTCAAGCTCCAGACCCTGTTGAGAAAAACGCAACTAAAATAACAATTCAGTTTTCAACAGATGAAGACGATGAAGGTCCTGGTTTCAGCCTCTACATAGCAG GGGGGGAGCCGGAGCCGGAGCCGGAGCTCACTTGTACGTCTGAAGGAGAAACAAATATCAg GATAAACGATGATACCTTGACGGCATTGTCATGCAGTGATCCAGGTGATTATGTTTATGTTTCACCGACTCCAGTCGAAGACTTGGACACACTTGACCCTGCTTGCGTCGCCAACTCAAGTTATCCCAGTTTCGACTTATCGCTCAATAACTGCACAATTGTTCAG CAAACAGACGGTGTCCTCACCGTTATTTCATCCGTTCGATGCCAGCAAAATCTAACCACGTCTGCTTCAATTCTTCGCTATCAATACAATTGCATCAACCTTACTTGTGAATACAACATCACAGAGCTGCTGTCAACATCTGCCATTTTGCCCAAGATAAT AAAAAAGAGGTTAGACGCCATCAAAGAGATGGGGAGTTTTGTTGTCAAGCTCATTTTCACCGACGACACTTATGCTGTTGAATTGCCCAGCAATTATGTTGTCACCGTTCCCAATTACGTTCATGCCAAAGCGGAGATGGTGACATCTGAAAACAACTCTTCGTTCTTTGTACAG gtaactcGATGCTGGGCAACACGGGGCGTGCAGTCAAGCGAACCGAGCTACTCTATCATCGTCCAAAG TTGCGAAGACCCAAGCTCTTTCGATCCAGTGGACGCGATACAAATCGACAGAAACTACGAAGCTGATTACTCCACGTTCAGGTTCCGCTCTTTTGTTTGGACCGATGCATTGGAAGAGGCAATCTACCTGCATTGTGAAGTCATAATCTGCTTAAATTCAGAGGAAGAACCCTGTCCATCAAGG CCCACTTGTGACAAAAAACGTCGTCGACGAGATTTGTTTTCTGCTGGCCCCCGATCTCGTGTCATCTCCAGTGGGCCTTTGCGCGTACAACAAAAAGAGAAGGAATCTTGTGAAAAG AAAAATGGCGGATGCAGTGATTTGTGTGAAATGCGTTCTGTTGAAGTGATGTGCTTGTGCAATGAGGGAAGAGAACTTGAAGGCGATGGAAAAAGCTGCCATG ACAAAACTTCGGAAGTTGTGGAAATCTTGGAAGTGAACAAACAATTCACTGCCTTGCACGTTGTGGCAATAATAGCAATATCTATCTGTGGTCTGGGACTTTTCCTGAAATTGAAAGGAAATAGAAAGAATGAACACGCCGCGGCTTAA
- the LOC143447220 gene encoding uncharacterized protein LOC143447220 produces MSQTKVNVRKFKPDEIRCNVPVDILGKGSFGTVLLAFHHQRGEIAVKCRPIRGNERERKETLKEYRNEVELLSLAHHDNIINVHGLVGWPGWVGIVTEYVPGGSLHELIFNLDVVWIPLLWYLKICHEMADAISYLHKMWSKLRIAHGDLKPKNVLLTADLRSKIADFGGAALSHCTTYLAQDTVPAQTGTQHTLLYSAPERLTSNSNKLRTSMDVYSYGMIVYVALLRQVPSFANDNHVIVTAKILQGVQLDLIEINKKKDILRNNNDVKGMEILSLLERVLSECVKKLPDRPNMFTVKSELAALLKTFSTSEIIQSVQDILKTFDIPSLKLKELSNCTLDETTSGTSDVEIQGVQVKRIRNMPNDSTVEASSGTLTHILSGIDSSAFTQDCIDDTTVSTNLTQQSSEQDDSSAVGSLTKSLHGFEEATSVCTRHPPSTHIIQTVPDHTLNSSNLEYERPHTSQQTDCGDTSHTNAKYSEFNMATSNTPASDHPGPSGLSPRTAAALVTRKTATSTSNKRGDCHDVIKDALAAIRSALALRKLAEIDNLFEILLQSLASSSLDETKVNAVAEEILHLFQRQNEISCGHSFKLLLQLCKLGINVSYSCHHNTLEVLRRVIQSLNTLILQNRHHTECDRLLRKDVIEVMSNVQHFLSSVKNVGKKAELLVQAACWKCISDCHFLDDKLETSLNCIEQSYVTLQKLEENERSLSLYAACCNNLANRYVRNNQAGLAESYLFKALRCCVRAQDFVNEQMKAQCIYKTMHNLACYYERSPIPVEPKRRNEILKHLNRKDVPQNMSILNQVMKLRFAAVFFTDQAPDLRCHIQKLLNDEPSINYLSFQLHDQLWKCLRCTCKYLFANEHHEIGLLLLKLGVQTVKQTEQTNFTVGALHHLLAVVPCDDSLKANMMDLIGDDLIPIAMEVVQSIDSARQADRTLRLGLLSSCIKRLAYFHLAAENYERGVECANRAITLVRMEQNVMEKSKQNAHLGMCFYILGFCKFFSNQVNAANVALRKSMGYWKSLENFDYFVKNVEKWLR; encoded by the exons ATGtcacaaacaaaagttaacgtaagaaaatttaaaccagATGAAATTCGTTGCAATGTCCCGGTCGACATCTTAGGCAAAGGCAGTTTCGGGACTGTATTGCTGGCATTTCATCACCAACGAGGAGAAATAGCTGTAAAATGTAGGCCAATTCGAGGCAATGAAAGGGAAAGAAAGGAAACTCTCAAAGA GTATCGTAACGAAGTTGAACTGCTGTCACTTGCTCATCACGACAACATAATTAACGTTCATGGCCTGGTAGGATGGCCAGGATGGGTCGGTATTGTCACAGAATACGTGCCAGGTGGATCACTGCACGAGCTGATATTTAATCTCGATGTGGTTTGGATTCCTTTACTTTGGTACTTGAAAATCTGCCACGAGATGGCGGACGCGATCTCTTATCTTCATAAGATGTGGAGCAAGCTCAGAATTGCTCACGGAGACCTAAAAccgaaaaatgttttactaacAGCTGACTTACGAAGTAAGATTGCAGATTTTGGAGGAGCCGCCCTATCGCACTGCACGACTTACTTGGCACAAGATACCGTACCAGCACAGACAGGAACTCAACACACGCTGTTGTACAGCGCGCCAGAGAGGCTAACCTCAAACTCAAACAAACTGAGGACGTCCATGGACGTTTACAGTTACGGAATGATCGTGTACGTGGCTCTTCTGCGGCAAGTTCCGTCTTTTGCCAACGATAATCACGTGATAGTGACTGCCAAGATTCTGCAAGGAGTTCAGTTAGATCTCATCGAAATCAACAAAAAGAAAGACATCTTAAGAAACAACAACGACGTCAAGGGAATGGAAATCTTATCATTACTTGAACGTGTTTTGAGTGAATGTGTCAAGAAATTACCTGATCGGCCAAATATGTTTACTGTAAAAAGTGAACTTGCTGCGTTGCTcaaaacatttagcaccagcGAAATCATCCAGAGTGTTCAAGACATCCTGAAGACTTTTGATATTCCCAGCTTAAAATTAAAGGAACTTTCTAACTGCACCTTGGACGAAACAACAAGCGGAACATCAG ACGTTGAAATACAAGGTGTACAAGTGAAGAGAATTCGTAACATGCCTAATGACTCGACAGTGGAAGCATCGTCTGGAACCTTGACACATATATTGTCAG GCATCGATAGCTCAGCATTCACGCAAGATTGCATCGACGATACAACTGTGTCGACAAACTTGACACAACAATCATCAGAACAAGACGATTCCTCCGCTGTAGGTTCATTGACAAAGAGCCTTCATG GTTTTGAGGAAGCAACCTCTGTATGCACGCGTCACCCTCCTTCAACACATATAATACAAACAGTACCTGATCATACATTAAACAGTTCGAATTTAGAGTATGAAAGGCCTCATACTTCTCAACAAACAGATTGTGGTGATACATCACACACGAATG CAAAGTACTCAGAGTTCAATATGGCCACCAGTAACACGCCAGCAAGCGATCACCCAGGACCTAGTGGACTCTCCCCCAGAACTGCCGCAGCGTtagtaacaagaaaaactgcTACTTCAACCAGCAATAAACGTG GTGATTgccatgacgtcataaaagatGCACTTGCTGCGATTCGTAGTGCCCTTGCGCTACGCAAATTGGCGGAAATCGACAACCTATTCGAAATCCTTTTACAGTCGCTCGCATCAAGCTCACTCGACGAAACAAAAGTTAATGCGGTTGCGGAGGAAATCCTGCATCTATTCCAACGACAGAATGAGATATCATGTGGCCACTCCTTCAAGTTGTTGCTACAACTTTGCAAACTAGGAATCAACGTGTCTTACAGTTGCCACCATAACACACTTGAAGTACTCAGGCGCGTCATCCAGTCGCTGAATACTTTAATCTTGCAAAATAGACATCATACTGAGTGTGACCGTTTGCTCAGGAAAGATGTAATTGAGGTTATGTCGAACGTCCAACACTTTCTGTCATCAGTGAAAAATGTCGGTAAGAAAGCTGAGCTACTTGTACAAGCGGCATGTTGGAAGTGTATTTCGGACTGTCACTTTCTCGACGACAAACTCGAAACCTCTCTAAATTGTATCGAACAGTCCTACGTCACCTTACAGAAGTTGGAAGAAAATGAGAGGTCTCTGTCCTTGTACGCAGCTTGCTGCAACAACTTGGCCAATCGTTATGTTAGAAACAACCAAGCAGGACTAGCAGAAAGTTACTTGTTTAAAGCTCTTCGATGTTGTGTTCGCGCTCAGGACTTTGTCAACGAACAGATGAAAGCTCAATGCATTTACAAAACCATGCACA ATCTAGCTTGCTATTACGAGCGTTCACCGATACCAGTGGAACCAAAGCGAAGAAACGAGATCTTAAAACACCTGAATCGAAAAGATGTGCCTCAAAATATGTCGATTTTAAACCAAGTTATGAAGCTTCGCTTTGCTGCTGTGTTCTTCACCGACCAAGCTCCAGACCTCAGATGCCACattcaaaaattgttaaacgATGAACCGAGTATAAATTACCTTTCGTTTCAGTTGCATGACCAGCTTTGGAAATGCCTAAGGTGTACGTGCAAGTATCTGTTTGCCAACGAACATCACGAAATAGGCTTGTTGCTCTTGAAATTGGGCGTacaaacagttaaacaaaCGGAGCAAACAAACTTTACTGTTGGCGCATTACACCACCTTCTTGCTGTCGTTCCCTGTGATGATTCTCTAAAAGCAAACATGATGGACTTGATTGGAGATGACCTGATACCTATCGCCATGGAAGTTGTGCAATCAATTGACAGCGCCCGACAAGCAGACAGAACCTTACGGCTGGGTCTCCTAAGCTCTTGCATAAAACGACTGGCTTACTTCCATCTTGCGGCGGAAAACTATGAGAGAGGAGTGGAATGCGCCAACAGAGCAATCACCCTCGTTCGCATGGAACAGAATGTGATGGAAAAGAGTAAGCAGAACGCTCATCTAGGGATGTGTTTTTACATTCTTGgattttgcaagtttttctCAAACCAAGTCAATGCTGCAAATGTGGCTTTGAGGAAGTCAATGGGGTATTGGAAGTCGCTTGAGAACTTTGactattttgtcaaaaatgttgaaaaatggTTACGCTGA
- the LOC143447539 gene encoding uncharacterized protein LOC143447539: MLRYDTSVSSSDRSSDSSIASWFSYSSDLSVFYDDKDQLRKIPPEKLRYSAQQLAESSASRHYPQFCSAVTGKCIKLHWACHVGWCLCKYQYQPLTPLHLLPNTSIPARQHFASDENFEITEENLTFAACPSDDDSRRNVTAAIEHKLTDKQHLYDNNKAIVKNSADQDGGRDLELHALETTV, from the exons ATGTTACGATATGACACAAGTGTAAGTAGCAGTGACCGATCATCCGATTCGTCAATCGCCTCCTGGTTCAGTTACTCGAGTGATCTATCGGTCTTCTATGACGACAAG GATCAACTCCGTAAAATTCCGCCGGAGAAATTGAGATATTCCGCCCAGCAATTAGCAGAATCTTCCGCTTCTCGACATTACCCACAATTCTGCAGCGCGGTGACCGGGAAGTGCATAAAATTACACTGGGCTTGTCACGTAGGCTGGTGCTTAT GTAAATATCAATACCAGCCTCTTACACCCTTGCACTTACTACCAAACACGTCCATACCAGCTCGTCAACATTTCGCAAGTGACGAAAATTTCGAAATAACAGAAGAGAACCTCACCTTTGCAGCTTGTCCTTCAGATGATGATTCGAGAAGAAACGTTACCGCAGCGATAGAACACAAACTGACAGACAAACAGCATTTATATGACAATAACAAAGCAATTGTCAAAAATTCAGCAGACCAAGATGGTGGCAGAGATTTGGAACTGCACGCCCTTGAAACTACCGTATAG